Proteins encoded by one window of Winogradskyella sp. PG-2:
- a CDS encoding caspase family protein: MKQLLLSLCILFSCISYAQNGARGSKAKATETNNDGTKRALIIGVSDYNEKELQLNYADNDAILFNNYLSKVEGLTDENISLLINQDAVSLNILKEFKSLLKKTSSGDIIYIYFAGHGDVIDDFGEKEGFLLASDANANQEYYSGGTIPFSLLEKILNSFISKESKVILILDACQSGFPFKGTSQKNMGTIQAMFQNSTRFLSCGSEELSYESSDLKHGYFTYYLVKGLTGKADKDANATLTYNEVDDYLYENVTDIVLKEHKGKQSPVMHTENKRAILKAITAASNTIVFEDINVNIESDKRIAARGISDTDLKDKTGGSEIQKFNEAINRKSYYGKSSSAYEIYKSISNNPTIDVRLKEKMNSTLLKILSNSAQKLINAYIDGNKILPPSRAFKIQAKHLEICLELMGEDGFLKDRVEASKLLLESYVIIRNRNYARYKAAKLMLKNALQLEPRAAYIHNALGEVYNNEEQYDSAHYHYNKAKKLIYSWSKPVTNIGDNLMDQYKYDDAKTYLNTTLGTKGANANLKLGEISEKEGKYSEAESFYMAVLKTEPKNVKALQKMSNLQKLKGNSKSSIDWYKKAVKTDSINSVFGYGLINYIEDNKIDDAKAEKLLLNAIDYAPESSIVYSEYADFLRLKKSKLSRLRLADSLYGKAIQNDPFNTWAYAGRGSLQNKMRKPLKAKQSFESGIAKNRNKPEPYFYYANYNNQLNKISEAEVLYLKAIEKNNYFIPAYDKLVSLYNNQNLQEKSINLLHTAIANHPNTPDFNHLLGQTYFSKKNFTEAIKAYKSATKIDASFVKSSKNLGYSQIETDDINSAEQNLKTASDSDAFGDRQKEISAYIRTMAKDKLKFGKSSDAKALYKLAFEISNSAENAHIYSEFLYLQSQPIKALEIALPSLSKLNSKSHNIQLLEVMVKAAIDANALENANYYYTNLIKLDKNPDMLLASVYARFIGDITSSENYRRRVDQNLLRSNKLKTFYSTETINKYILNN, encoded by the coding sequence ATGAAACAATTACTACTATCACTATGCATTTTGTTTTCGTGTATTTCGTATGCCCAGAACGGAGCTCGAGGCTCTAAAGCAAAGGCAACTGAGACAAATAATGATGGTACAAAACGAGCACTGATAATAGGTGTTTCAGATTATAACGAGAAAGAACTTCAATTAAATTACGCAGATAATGATGCGATTCTTTTTAACAATTACCTGAGCAAAGTAGAAGGTCTAACAGATGAAAACATCTCTTTATTAATAAACCAAGATGCAGTGTCTCTTAATATCCTCAAGGAGTTTAAATCATTACTTAAAAAGACATCATCTGGCGATATTATATACATCTATTTTGCTGGGCATGGTGACGTTATTGATGATTTTGGTGAAAAAGAAGGATTTCTTTTAGCATCAGATGCAAATGCTAATCAAGAGTATTATTCCGGAGGTACAATTCCTTTTTCTCTACTAGAAAAAATCTTAAACAGTTTTATATCCAAGGAATCTAAAGTCATTCTTATTTTAGATGCTTGTCAATCTGGTTTCCCATTTAAAGGAACTTCACAGAAAAACATGGGCACCATACAAGCTATGTTTCAAAATTCAACTCGATTTTTGAGTTGTGGTTCAGAAGAGCTTTCCTATGAAAGTAGTGACTTAAAGCATGGCTATTTTACATACTATTTGGTTAAAGGTCTTACAGGAAAAGCGGATAAAGATGCTAACGCTACTTTAACATACAATGAAGTTGATGATTATTTATATGAAAATGTTACTGATATTGTATTAAAAGAGCATAAAGGGAAACAATCACCTGTAATGCACACCGAAAACAAAAGAGCTATTTTAAAAGCCATAACTGCAGCATCTAACACCATCGTTTTTGAAGATATTAATGTAAATATTGAAAGTGACAAACGTATTGCAGCTAGAGGTATAAGTGATACTGATTTAAAGGATAAAACTGGCGGTTCTGAGATTCAGAAATTTAATGAAGCTATAAATAGAAAATCATATTACGGGAAATCTTCTAGTGCTTATGAAATTTATAAATCTATAAGTAACAACCCAACTATTGATGTAAGATTAAAGGAAAAAATGAACAGTACTTTATTAAAGATTCTATCTAATAGTGCACAAAAACTCATAAATGCTTATATCGATGGGAATAAGATATTACCTCCAAGTAGGGCATTTAAAATTCAGGCAAAACATTTAGAGATTTGTTTAGAATTGATGGGTGAAGATGGCTTTCTTAAAGACAGAGTTGAGGCAAGCAAATTATTGTTAGAGTCTTATGTAATTATTAGAAACAGAAACTACGCACGATACAAAGCGGCTAAGTTAATGCTTAAAAACGCATTACAATTAGAACCTAGGGCTGCTTATATTCATAATGCTTTGGGTGAAGTTTACAACAATGAAGAGCAATACGATAGTGCGCATTATCATTATAATAAGGCTAAAAAATTGATTTATTCTTGGTCTAAACCCGTGACAAATATTGGTGACAATTTAATGGACCAGTATAAGTATGACGATGCAAAAACATACCTAAACACTACGCTTGGTACTAAAGGCGCAAATGCCAACCTTAAATTAGGAGAAATAAGTGAAAAAGAAGGTAAATACAGCGAAGCAGAATCTTTTTACATGGCAGTTTTAAAAACTGAGCCTAAAAATGTGAAAGCGCTTCAAAAGATGAGCAATCTTCAAAAATTAAAAGGAAACAGCAAATCTTCTATAGATTGGTATAAAAAGGCAGTAAAAACAGATTCTATAAATTCAGTATTTGGATATGGATTAATTAACTATATAGAAGACAACAAAATTGATGATGCCAAAGCTGAAAAACTTTTACTAAATGCCATTGATTATGCGCCAGAGTCTTCAATTGTATATTCAGAATATGCTGATTTCCTTAGGCTAAAAAAATCAAAATTATCCCGTTTACGTTTAGCAGATTCATTGTATGGAAAAGCCATACAAAATGACCCTTTTAATACATGGGCTTATGCTGGTCGTGGTAGCTTACAAAACAAAATGAGGAAACCTTTAAAAGCAAAACAATCTTTTGAATCTGGTATTGCAAAAAATCGTAATAAACCAGAACCTTATTTTTATTACGCCAACTATAATAATCAATTAAATAAGATTAGTGAAGCTGAAGTATTATACTTAAAGGCTATTGAAAAGAACAACTATTTCATTCCTGCATATGATAAATTAGTTAGCCTTTATAATAATCAAAATCTTCAAGAAAAATCTATTAATTTACTTCATACGGCAATAGCTAATCATCCTAACACCCCAGATTTTAATCATTTGTTAGGTCAAACCTATTTTTCAAAAAAGAATTTCACTGAAGCCATTAAAGCGTACAAATCTGCTACAAAAATTGATGCTTCGTTTGTGAAAAGTTCGAAAAATCTTGGTTATAGTCAGATAGAAACTGATGATATTAATTCTGCGGAACAAAATTTAAAAACTGCTTCAGACAGTGATGCCTTTGGAGATCGACAAAAAGAAATCTCAGCTTATATACGTACAATGGCTAAAGATAAATTAAAATTCGGCAAGTCGTCTGATGCTAAAGCTTTATACAAATTGGCTTTTGAAATTTCAAATTCTGCTGAGAATGCTCACATTTATTCAGAATTCTTGTATTTACAATCTCAACCTATAAAAGCATTAGAAATAGCTTTACCATCTTTAAGTAAACTCAATTCCAAATCACATAACATACAGCTTTTAGAAGTTATGGTAAAAGCAGCAATTGATGCTAATGCATTAGAAAATGCTAATTATTACTATACTAATTTGATTAAACTAGATAAAAATCCAGATATGCTTTTAGCATCAGTCTATGCAAGGTTTATTGGAGATATTACTAGTAGTGAAAATTACAGAAGACGTGTTGATCAGAATCTTTTACGTTCTAATAAACTTAAAACTTTTTATAGCACAGAGACTATAAATAAATATATCCTTAACAACTAA
- a CDS encoding CHAT domain-containing protein, translating into MKHNLTILLLLSLFIGTSQNTDDYNKWSQNFQNGSSYYSLESFSQAEDEFEKAYNLAKKLFETNSEEFINTAYSYAIVLVQAEKNNDAREPMEKAIIGIKSLYGEKSEPYGTALTILANIYVSIKSYKLAKDIYLESNEIIKTAYGENHYLYGIALTNLAGFYREIEDYKNALNKLNKGLVILKDNPDFDQQYYNNLRYNNLPGIYQGLGRLEDALIIEKESLNFIKLNYGKNTSNYANILTSIGGLHINLGNFNKAEKVLEEAASIFEYLDNYEDEEALGNVYLFLVACYSQTSDFKKAFLYASEGIRLTKLESSNPPSNALNYYEILGSLAWNLGTYDIARDYILKVIDGTIASIGQNAPQLPVLKSQLGICYMYLNESDKAEQLIIEAFETVKKSNYSIKDKEYRECLDNLSTILIDQKKYREAIKNLSTTLKREDKSHPAYWLKLSDLANVYLLNNQCNKALKLFEEALSGIKQFYGKNDSNYINALNKYISAKACQKKYGAILNDINEADQLTKNQIQNRFSFSNEGLKRIFLTQLEHSFDIYESVNVDYQNTELTILNLENQYLLKGLLLNQSKIITSKLKELNDEAINSKVDTYINNKQLLNRLEDKKEFPNDKDLDELKSDISAAEIELVQLYNDSFKKPIKFNKSWKKVQNKLKGNEVAIEFSRFNYINNAESDSIYYLAYIVMKNYNNPIVIQLFEEKQLGKILKSSKYPNQLYLSRGSKASIVGNKIDSKALYNLIWKPIEQYLKGINTIYFSPAGLLHNISFASIKSEGHFLIRGYNLNQLSSTYEIVDDFEQPSFDNILIMGGIEYDYQESLSDQKENYKYPKDFIGLETKRSEENKWNYLPGTLKEINNLNELLSNYNKTITILKGYDAKESIFKQLGASSPNILHIATHGFFYENEHKDIINISGKNSKFKVADNPLKRSGILLSGANYAWLNGNNPNEIDNGILTAEEISNLDLSNTDMVVLSACETGLGDIDGSEGVYGLQRAFKMAGVDIIVMSLWEVPDKETAEFMYSFYSNWLEGMKVREAFITTQRTLSNKYVDNPEKWAAFVLFE; encoded by the coding sequence ATGAAACACAACTTAACTATTCTCTTATTGCTTTCCCTTTTTATTGGGACAAGTCAAAACACAGATGATTACAACAAATGGTCTCAAAATTTTCAAAATGGCTCATCGTATTATAGCCTGGAATCTTTTAGTCAGGCAGAAGATGAGTTTGAAAAAGCATATAATCTAGCCAAAAAATTATTTGAAACAAACTCTGAGGAATTTATCAATACAGCTTATTCTTATGCTATTGTACTTGTTCAAGCTGAAAAGAATAATGACGCAAGAGAACCCATGGAAAAAGCTATAATTGGCATTAAGAGTCTATATGGAGAAAAAAGTGAACCCTATGGAACCGCCCTAACAATTTTAGCTAATATATATGTAAGTATAAAATCATATAAGTTAGCGAAAGATATATACCTGGAGTCTAATGAAATTATAAAAACTGCATATGGTGAAAATCATTATTTGTATGGAATCGCTTTAACCAATCTTGCAGGATTTTATAGAGAGATTGAAGATTACAAAAATGCTTTAAATAAACTAAACAAAGGACTTGTAATATTAAAAGACAATCCTGATTTCGATCAACAGTACTATAACAACTTAAGATACAACAATCTTCCCGGAATTTATCAAGGTCTGGGCAGGTTAGAAGATGCACTCATAATAGAAAAAGAAAGTCTGAACTTCATAAAATTAAATTATGGAAAAAACACCTCTAATTATGCAAATATTCTCACTAGTATTGGAGGTTTGCACATTAATTTAGGTAATTTTAATAAGGCCGAAAAAGTGTTAGAAGAAGCCGCCTCAATTTTTGAGTATTTAGATAATTATGAAGATGAAGAAGCATTAGGTAATGTATATTTATTTCTAGTCGCTTGTTACTCTCAAACGTCAGATTTTAAAAAAGCATTCCTCTATGCTAGTGAAGGCATACGATTAACCAAATTAGAATCTTCTAACCCTCCTTCAAATGCATTAAATTATTACGAAATTTTAGGAAGTTTAGCTTGGAATCTTGGAACTTATGATATAGCCCGAGACTATATTCTAAAAGTAATTGATGGAACCATTGCATCTATAGGCCAAAATGCACCCCAATTACCTGTTTTAAAGTCTCAACTAGGAATATGCTATATGTACTTGAATGAAAGTGATAAAGCAGAGCAATTAATTATAGAAGCCTTTGAAACAGTAAAAAAATCGAATTATTCTATAAAAGATAAAGAGTATCGTGAATGTTTAGATAACCTAAGTACTATTTTAATAGATCAAAAAAAATACAGGGAAGCTATTAAGAACTTATCTACAACTCTAAAACGAGAAGATAAATCGCATCCTGCATATTGGCTAAAACTATCCGATTTAGCAAATGTGTATTTGTTGAATAATCAATGTAACAAAGCATTAAAATTATTTGAAGAAGCTTTAAGTGGTATTAAACAATTTTATGGTAAAAATGACTCAAACTATATTAATGCATTGAATAAATATATTTCTGCAAAGGCTTGCCAAAAAAAATATGGAGCAATACTAAATGATATTAATGAAGCAGATCAATTAACTAAAAATCAAATTCAAAATAGATTCAGTTTTAGCAATGAAGGTTTAAAACGAATTTTTTTAACCCAATTAGAACATTCATTTGATATTTATGAATCAGTAAATGTAGATTATCAAAACACTGAACTAACAATCCTAAATTTAGAAAACCAGTATTTATTAAAAGGGCTTCTATTAAATCAATCAAAAATCATTACAAGTAAATTAAAAGAATTAAATGATGAAGCTATAAACTCAAAGGTTGATACATATATTAATAATAAGCAATTACTAAATAGATTGGAGGATAAAAAAGAATTTCCCAATGATAAAGACTTAGATGAATTGAAATCCGATATAAGTGCTGCAGAGATAGAATTAGTTCAACTTTATAACGATAGTTTCAAAAAACCTATAAAATTTAATAAAAGTTGGAAAAAAGTTCAAAACAAATTAAAAGGTAACGAAGTTGCTATAGAATTTTCGAGATTCAATTATATCAATAATGCTGAATCAGATAGTATATATTATTTAGCATATATCGTAATGAAAAACTATAATAATCCAATTGTTATTCAACTTTTTGAAGAAAAACAATTAGGTAAAATATTAAAATCTTCAAAGTATCCGAACCAATTATATTTATCAAGAGGGTCTAAAGCTTCAATTGTTGGTAACAAAATAGATTCTAAAGCCCTTTATAACTTAATCTGGAAACCTATAGAGCAATATTTAAAAGGCATTAATACAATTTATTTTTCTCCAGCCGGACTTCTACATAATATTTCTTTTGCATCTATAAAGAGTGAAGGCCATTTTCTTATTAGAGGTTATAACTTAAATCAATTGAGTAGTACCTACGAAATAGTTGATGATTTCGAACAACCCTCGTTTGACAACATTTTAATTATGGGAGGAATTGAATATGACTACCAAGAGAGTCTAAGTGACCAAAAAGAGAACTATAAATACCCTAAAGATTTTATAGGCTTAGAAACTAAACGAAGTGAAGAAAACAAATGGAACTATTTACCAGGAACATTAAAGGAAATTAACAATCTTAATGAGTTATTATCCAATTATAATAAAACCATAACTATTTTAAAAGGTTATGATGCCAAGGAATCTATATTTAAACAATTAGGTGCCAGTAGTCCTAATATATTACATATAGCAACGCATGGTTTTTTCTATGAAAATGAACATAAAGATATTATTAATATTTCTGGCAAAAACAGTAAATTTAAAGTTGCTGACAATCCTTTAAAACGTTCAGGTATACTATTGAGTGGTGCTAATTATGCATGGCTTAACGGCAATAATCCTAATGAAATAGATAACGGTATTCTAACTGCTGAAGAAATTTCAAACTTAGATTTGTCTAATACGGATATGGTTGTTTTATCTGCATGTGAAACTGGACTTGGAGATATTGATGGTAGCGAAGGAGTCTATGGTTTACAACGTGCTTTTAAAATGGCTGGAGTAGACATAATAGTGATGAGTCTTTGGGAAGTACCAGATAAAGAAACAGCTGAATTTATGTACTCTTTTTACTCCAATTGGCTTGAAGGTATGAAAGTTCGAGAAGCCTTTATTACAACACAGAGAACCTTATCGAATAAATACGTTGATAACCCAGAAAAATGGGCTGCTTTTGTATTGTTTGAATAA
- a CDS encoding CHAT domain-containing protein, which produces MGTNIELSKIRNADLKKEQETYTNSFKELSEYYLSFENPRAIIPMFKSVNKNLLSDTEQAFQYRFENERATFLQNNILPFINLFQSFAYKTNYRYKSFNHIITNNALVAKGVLLNSSKDILKNLESLNDDVINKKIIEYRDVKDFTTFQLSLNEKDRSEQLVTMQGRLIGLESELVLYHKRHFLEDFTLKREWRRTQLKENEVAIEFVRFNYFNKKWTDSTFYVAHIIKKNPNSSLEVIPLFEEEELQNIIKGTSSNKMNDSRGSKARRINKITTEGLYNLIIKPLEENLNGVKTIYLSPDGILHQIAFAALANSEGKLLTERFNLVQVNSSTSIKRVTKEPRTKTALFIGGIDYSYNADGKPIAKQSALPELRVRNSNRGENENWPYVKGTKDEIENLTTLFNSKGKTSNYLTNKTANEKAIKNLSGDSPNILHIATHGFFYENSSDSNKVKSNEYKSSTNPLVRSGLLFAGANYAWQNGNNPYEKEDGILTALEISNLDLSNTDLVVLSACETGLGDIKGNEGVYGLQRAFKMAGANMILMSLWEVPDIETAEFMTSFYELWLENNAIRQEFIETQRKMHKLYPNNPDKWAAFVLYE; this is translated from the coding sequence TTGGGAACGAATATTGAGCTTTCAAAAATTAGAAATGCGGATTTAAAAAAAGAACAAGAAACCTATACCAATTCCTTTAAGGAACTCTCCGAATATTATCTCAGTTTTGAAAATCCCAGAGCAATTATTCCAATGTTCAAAAGTGTTAATAAAAACCTCTTAAGCGATACTGAACAGGCCTTTCAATACCGTTTTGAAAACGAACGTGCTACATTTCTTCAGAATAACATTCTGCCGTTTATAAATTTATTTCAATCATTTGCTTACAAGACCAATTATAGATATAAAAGCTTTAACCATATAATTACTAATAATGCCTTAGTGGCAAAAGGTGTCTTATTAAATTCTTCAAAGGATATTTTAAAAAATCTTGAAAGCTTAAATGATGACGTCATAAATAAAAAAATAATAGAGTACAGAGACGTAAAAGATTTTACAACTTTTCAGCTAAGTCTTAATGAAAAAGACCGAAGCGAACAGCTAGTAACAATGCAAGGTCGCTTAATAGGTTTAGAGTCTGAGCTGGTATTATATCACAAAAGACATTTTCTTGAAGACTTCACCTTAAAACGCGAATGGAGACGCACTCAACTTAAAGAAAATGAAGTTGCCATTGAGTTTGTACGGTTTAATTATTTTAATAAGAAGTGGACGGATAGTACCTTTTATGTCGCTCATATCATAAAAAAGAACCCTAACTCTTCGCTTGAAGTCATCCCGTTATTTGAAGAAGAGGAACTTCAAAATATTATAAAAGGTACTTCATCAAATAAAATGAATGATTCGAGAGGTTCAAAGGCACGCAGAATCAACAAAATAACTACAGAAGGCTTATATAATCTCATCATTAAACCTCTGGAAGAAAATCTCAATGGAGTTAAGACAATTTATTTATCACCAGATGGTATATTACACCAAATTGCTTTTGCAGCTTTAGCAAATTCTGAAGGTAAATTACTAACAGAACGTTTTAATCTTGTTCAGGTTAATAGCTCTACCTCCATTAAAAGAGTTACTAAAGAACCAAGAACTAAAACTGCACTTTTTATTGGTGGTATCGATTACAGCTATAATGCAGATGGAAAGCCAATAGCGAAACAATCTGCATTACCAGAACTCAGAGTTAGAAATAGTAACAGAGGAGAAAATGAAAATTGGCCATATGTGAAAGGTACCAAAGACGAAATAGAAAATTTGACCACCCTTTTTAATTCAAAAGGAAAAACATCAAATTATTTAACGAATAAGACTGCTAATGAAAAGGCTATAAAAAACTTAAGTGGAGATAGTCCAAATATTCTACATATAGCTACGCATGGTTTCTTCTATGAAAATTCTTCTGATAGCAATAAAGTTAAATCCAATGAATATAAAAGCTCTACCAATCCTCTAGTCCGCTCCGGATTGTTATTTGCAGGTGCTAACTATGCCTGGCAAAATGGTAATAATCCTTATGAAAAAGAAGATGGCATACTTACTGCATTAGAAATATCAAACCTAGACTTGTCAAATACAGATTTAGTAGTACTCAGTGCTTGCGAAACAGGTCTGGGAGATATAAAAGGTAATGAAGGCGTATATGGTTTACAACGAGCTTTTAAAATGGCTGGTGCAAATATGATACTAATGAGTCTTTGGGAAGTACCAGATATTGAAACAGCTGAATTTATGACGAGTTTTTATGAGTTATGGCTAGAGAATAATGCGATTCGGCAAGAATTTATTGAAACACAGAGAAAAATGCATAAATTATATCCAAACAACCCAGATAAATGGGCTGCTTTTGTATTGTATGAATAA